One region of Bactrocera neohumeralis isolate Rockhampton chromosome 5, APGP_CSIRO_Bneo_wtdbg2-racon-allhic-juicebox.fasta_v2, whole genome shotgun sequence genomic DNA includes:
- the LOC126759655 gene encoding dual specificity mitogen-activated protein kinase kinase dSOR1 isoform X2, giving the protein MSKNKLNLTLPPGAVDATVAASQVVPTPPFKTPSGTDLLGKPKTSIEALTETLEELEMDDSARNRIKVFLSQKEKIGELSDDDLEKLGELGSGNGGVVMKVRHIPTELIMARKLIHLEVKPAIKKQIIRELKVLHECNFPHIVGFYGAFYSDGEISICMEYMDGGSLDLILKRAGRIPESILGKITVAVLKGLSYLRDKHAIMHRDVKPSNILVNSSGEIKICDFGVSGQLIDSMANSFVGTRSYMSPERLQGTHYSVQSDIWSLGLSLVEMAIGMYPIPPPDASTLEAIFNDDPEDGQQTVVEPKVMAIFELLDYIVNEPPPRLEHKIFTDDFKNFVDICLKKNPDERADLKTLLDHAWIRKAEVEEVDIAGWVCKTMDLPPSTPKRNTSPNQ; this is encoded by the exons ATGTcgaaaaataagttaaatttaacGCTGCCTCCTGGAGCTGTAGATGCAACAGTAGCCGCGTCACAGGTTGTACCAACACCGCCATTCAAGACACCATCAGGAACAGA TTTACTGGGGAAGCCGAAGACGAGCATCGAGGCGCTAACGGAAACACTGGAAGAGTTGGAAATGGATGACTCCGCACGAAATCGCATTAAGGTGTTTCTTAGCCAAAAAGAGAAAATCGGTGAACTTTCTGATGATGATCTCGAAAAGTTGGGTGAACTTGGCTCCGGTAATGGTGGTGTAGTTATGAAAGTGCGTCACATACCCACCGAGTTGATAATGGCACGCAAACTAATACACCTTGAGGTGAAACCggcaattaaaaaacaaataatacgcGAACTGAAAGTGTTACATGAGTGTAACTTCCCGCATATTGTTGGCTTCTATGGCGCCTTCTACAGCGACGGTGAAATCAGTATTTGTATGGAGTATATGGATGGTGGTTCTTTGGATCTGATATTAAAACGTGCCGGTCGCATACCGGAATCAATACTGGGCAAAATAACAGTAGCCGTGTTGAAGGGCCTCAGCTACTTGCGTGATAAGCATGCTATAATGCATAGAGATGTGAAGCCGAGTAATATATTGGTGAACAGCAGTGGCGAGATAAAGATTTGTGATTTTGGCGTGTCCGGACAGCTAATTGATTCCATGGCCAATTCCTTTGTAGGCACGCGCAGTTATATGTCG CCGGAGCGTTTACAGGGTACACACTACTCGGTTCAATCGGATATTTGGTCACTCGGTTTGTCACTAGTTGAGATGGCAATTGGCATGTATCCGATACCGCCACCCGACGCCAGTACACTGGAAGCGATCTTCAATGACGATCCAGAGGATGGACAACAAACCGTTGTGGAACCTAAAGTGATGGCGATTTTTGAGCTTCTCGATTATATTGTCAATGAACCACCGCCTAGGTTGGAGCACAAAATATTCACCGACGACTTTAAAAACTTCGTGGACATATGTCTGAAGAAAAATCCCGATGAACGTGCTGATCTTAAAACACTACTG GATCACGCATGGATACGCAAGGCTGAGGTTGAGGAGGTGGATATTGCCGGTTGGGTGTGCAAAACAATGGATCTGCCACCATCGACACCGAAACGCAACACATCGcccaatcaataa
- the LOC126759655 gene encoding dual specificity mitogen-activated protein kinase kinase dSOR1 isoform X1, which translates to MSKNKLNLTLPPGAVDATVAASQVVPTPPFKTPSGTEKHSLLGKPKTSIEALTETLEELEMDDSARNRIKVFLSQKEKIGELSDDDLEKLGELGSGNGGVVMKVRHIPTELIMARKLIHLEVKPAIKKQIIRELKVLHECNFPHIVGFYGAFYSDGEISICMEYMDGGSLDLILKRAGRIPESILGKITVAVLKGLSYLRDKHAIMHRDVKPSNILVNSSGEIKICDFGVSGQLIDSMANSFVGTRSYMSPERLQGTHYSVQSDIWSLGLSLVEMAIGMYPIPPPDASTLEAIFNDDPEDGQQTVVEPKVMAIFELLDYIVNEPPPRLEHKIFTDDFKNFVDICLKKNPDERADLKTLLDHAWIRKAEVEEVDIAGWVCKTMDLPPSTPKRNTSPNQ; encoded by the exons ATGTcgaaaaataagttaaatttaacGCTGCCTCCTGGAGCTGTAGATGCAACAGTAGCCGCGTCACAGGTTGTACCAACACCGCCATTCAAGACACCATCAGGAACAGA aaaacatagTTTACTGGGGAAGCCGAAGACGAGCATCGAGGCGCTAACGGAAACACTGGAAGAGTTGGAAATGGATGACTCCGCACGAAATCGCATTAAGGTGTTTCTTAGCCAAAAAGAGAAAATCGGTGAACTTTCTGATGATGATCTCGAAAAGTTGGGTGAACTTGGCTCCGGTAATGGTGGTGTAGTTATGAAAGTGCGTCACATACCCACCGAGTTGATAATGGCACGCAAACTAATACACCTTGAGGTGAAACCggcaattaaaaaacaaataatacgcGAACTGAAAGTGTTACATGAGTGTAACTTCCCGCATATTGTTGGCTTCTATGGCGCCTTCTACAGCGACGGTGAAATCAGTATTTGTATGGAGTATATGGATGGTGGTTCTTTGGATCTGATATTAAAACGTGCCGGTCGCATACCGGAATCAATACTGGGCAAAATAACAGTAGCCGTGTTGAAGGGCCTCAGCTACTTGCGTGATAAGCATGCTATAATGCATAGAGATGTGAAGCCGAGTAATATATTGGTGAACAGCAGTGGCGAGATAAAGATTTGTGATTTTGGCGTGTCCGGACAGCTAATTGATTCCATGGCCAATTCCTTTGTAGGCACGCGCAGTTATATGTCG CCGGAGCGTTTACAGGGTACACACTACTCGGTTCAATCGGATATTTGGTCACTCGGTTTGTCACTAGTTGAGATGGCAATTGGCATGTATCCGATACCGCCACCCGACGCCAGTACACTGGAAGCGATCTTCAATGACGATCCAGAGGATGGACAACAAACCGTTGTGGAACCTAAAGTGATGGCGATTTTTGAGCTTCTCGATTATATTGTCAATGAACCACCGCCTAGGTTGGAGCACAAAATATTCACCGACGACTTTAAAAACTTCGTGGACATATGTCTGAAGAAAAATCCCGATGAACGTGCTGATCTTAAAACACTACTG GATCACGCATGGATACGCAAGGCTGAGGTTGAGGAGGTGGATATTGCCGGTTGGGTGTGCAAAACAATGGATCTGCCACCATCGACACCGAAACGCAACACATCGcccaatcaataa
- the LOC126759655 gene encoding dual specificity mitogen-activated protein kinase kinase dSOR1 isoform X3: MDDSARNRIKVFLSQKEKIGELSDDDLEKLGELGSGNGGVVMKVRHIPTELIMARKLIHLEVKPAIKKQIIRELKVLHECNFPHIVGFYGAFYSDGEISICMEYMDGGSLDLILKRAGRIPESILGKITVAVLKGLSYLRDKHAIMHRDVKPSNILVNSSGEIKICDFGVSGQLIDSMANSFVGTRSYMSPERLQGTHYSVQSDIWSLGLSLVEMAIGMYPIPPPDASTLEAIFNDDPEDGQQTVVEPKVMAIFELLDYIVNEPPPRLEHKIFTDDFKNFVDICLKKNPDERADLKTLLDHAWIRKAEVEEVDIAGWVCKTMDLPPSTPKRNTSPNQ, encoded by the exons ATGGATGACTCCGCACGAAATCGCATTAAGGTGTTTCTTAGCCAAAAAGAGAAAATCGGTGAACTTTCTGATGATGATCTCGAAAAGTTGGGTGAACTTGGCTCCGGTAATGGTGGTGTAGTTATGAAAGTGCGTCACATACCCACCGAGTTGATAATGGCACGCAAACTAATACACCTTGAGGTGAAACCggcaattaaaaaacaaataatacgcGAACTGAAAGTGTTACATGAGTGTAACTTCCCGCATATTGTTGGCTTCTATGGCGCCTTCTACAGCGACGGTGAAATCAGTATTTGTATGGAGTATATGGATGGTGGTTCTTTGGATCTGATATTAAAACGTGCCGGTCGCATACCGGAATCAATACTGGGCAAAATAACAGTAGCCGTGTTGAAGGGCCTCAGCTACTTGCGTGATAAGCATGCTATAATGCATAGAGATGTGAAGCCGAGTAATATATTGGTGAACAGCAGTGGCGAGATAAAGATTTGTGATTTTGGCGTGTCCGGACAGCTAATTGATTCCATGGCCAATTCCTTTGTAGGCACGCGCAGTTATATGTCG CCGGAGCGTTTACAGGGTACACACTACTCGGTTCAATCGGATATTTGGTCACTCGGTTTGTCACTAGTTGAGATGGCAATTGGCATGTATCCGATACCGCCACCCGACGCCAGTACACTGGAAGCGATCTTCAATGACGATCCAGAGGATGGACAACAAACCGTTGTGGAACCTAAAGTGATGGCGATTTTTGAGCTTCTCGATTATATTGTCAATGAACCACCGCCTAGGTTGGAGCACAAAATATTCACCGACGACTTTAAAAACTTCGTGGACATATGTCTGAAGAAAAATCCCGATGAACGTGCTGATCTTAAAACACTACTG GATCACGCATGGATACGCAAGGCTGAGGTTGAGGAGGTGGATATTGCCGGTTGGGTGTGCAAAACAATGGATCTGCCACCATCGACACCGAAACGCAACACATCGcccaatcaataa